The Bacillus sp. F19 DNA segment CAATCATGTATTTGGTTTGTAGTAATTTTGCATGTTGGAAAAAGCATTCTAAATTCTTCCGTGCTCCGTAAGACAGCGCTTTGGTGCCTCTCTATCCCCTTGCAGCAATCGCAGATTAGTGCCGTTTTGTTTAACGACCTATAGAATGTATAGCACACTGGACAGAGAATTCCTTTTTCAAGTTGATCATAGCAATAGTTAGGTAGGCGGCAGTATGGAGACTCGGTTAGATGAAGAGATAACAATTTATGAGCTAATGTAGTATGAACTCCTTTTAGTTTGTTCGATTTCTTCGTTATTTTTTCAGCAAAACGGTTTAGCTGTGAAGCTAATATGATTGGGAGATTTAGAGATGTTTGATAGAGTTGAAATTCGGGGTTGATAAAAATAAGATAAGCTTCAACCTGAAATGTTAATTTATGCTCCTGGAGTAATCGCCGTAATAAAGATTCATTTCTTTTTAATTGATGCATGGGATTTTTAATTTCTAATTTTGAAGATGAATACCATTTATCCTCTTCTATAAAAAAATCACCCTCATAATTTTTAACTTCAAAAAGATAAATCGTGTTTGATGAAACATATAAAGAATCGATTTGAAATAAGGAATGGTTCGTTTCGAATAATAAATCATTTAATATCAACCCCTCACCTGCAAGGTCCTTCATCCATTCGTCAAACTTCTGCTCCCCCTCAAATCCTTTTTTGAGATTGGCATAATGATTTTTATCCTTTGCCGGCAAATCTATACGGGCATTTAAATACCTCAAGATTCTTAATTCTAATGATTCACAGCGAGGTTTCATGATCAAAGAACATATCTCCTTTCACCTTTCCCTAATGATAAAGCGTCTTTAAAATAACAGCAAATCTCAAAAAACTAATTTTATGTTGCTCTATCTTGGTTGATGAGCGCGCACTTTGCCCATAAACAGGAAAATTATTAGACTTGGGTACTAATAGAGGCTGATTGATTCCTCAAAACTGGCCCTATTCCTAGACTTGGATACTCATTGTGCCGGTTTGATTCCTCAAAACAGGATTATTCATAGACTTGGATACTCATTGAGCCGGTTTGATTCCCCAAAACAGGATTATTCCTAGACTTGGATACTCATTGAGCCGGTTTGATTCCCCAAAACAGGATTATTCCTAGACTTGGATACTCATTGTGCCGGTTTGATTCCTCAAAACAGGATTATTCCTAGACTTGGATACTCATTGAGCCGGTTTGATTCCCCAAAACAGGATTATTCATAGACTTGGATACTCATTGAGCCGGTTTGATTCCCCAAAACAGGGTTATTCATCGACTTGGATACTCATTGAGCCGGTTTGATTCCCCAAAACAGGATTATTCATCGACTTGGATACTCATTGAGCCGGTTTGATTCCTCAAAACAGGATTATTCCTAGACTTAGATACTCATTGAGCCGGTTTGATTCCCCAAAACAGGATTATTCCTAGACTTGGATACTCATTGAGCCGGTTTGATTCCTCAAAACAGGACTATTCCTAGACTTGGATACTCATTGAGCCGGATTGATTCCTCAAAAATGGCCCTATTCATAGACTTGGTTACTCATTGAGCCGATTTGATTCCCCAAAACAGGATTATTCCTAGACTTCGATACTCATTGAGCCGGTTTGATTCCTCAAAACAGGATTATTCCTAGACTTCGATACTCATTGAGGCCCGTATGATTCACCAAATCAGACTAAATCGTAGACTTAGCTACTCATTGAGCCGGTTTGATTCCCCATAACAGGATTATTCCTAGACTTAGATACTCATTGAGGGCCATATGATTCACCAAATCAGACTAAATCGTAGACTTAGCTACTAATAGAGCCGGTTTGATTCCCCAAAACAGTTTAACTCCATATCATGTGTACTCATAGCGTGATCTCCGCACATCTAATCAAGACAAATCGATTTAAAGCCCATTTCCTCTGATTTAATAATCTGCAACTATGGAGACCTTAGATGAGCAAGGTGCCATGCTTTCATTATAATGAGAAAAGAGCTTGGGCCAGATTGGACCCAAGCTCTTAATTTTATCTTCTTACTCCATATTACTATGTTTCTGAAACGCCTGTTCATTGCTGATTTTTTTCTTCTCTGCATATTGCAGGCAAATGCCGTCAAATAGAAGATGGACACATTGATCAAATAATGATCCCAATGGCTGAATCGTTGGCTGTTCACCTTCTTTTCGATATTTAGTTGCTGCTGGTACATGAAGAATATAGGTGGCAAGTGCAGCGAGCTGCGCTTCTGGATCAGCAGTTAAAGCAATAATCATACATCCGATTGATTTTGCTTTTTCTGCCGTCCAGACAACATTTTTTGTCGTGCCGGACCCTGATACAGCTACTAAAATATCATTCTTAGATATACTCGGTGTGATTGTTTCACCTACAACATAGACTTCTGCTCCCAAATGCATCAGACGCATTGCGAACGATTTTGCCATCAATCCTGAACGGCCTTCACCGATGACGAAAATACGCTGATCTTTTAAAAGCTCGCTGACAATCGGTTCAATCTGCTGTGAGCTGCTTCTTTTAATGACTGTCTTTATTTCAGCTAGAATGGTTTCAAGCTGGTCCATGTGATTCCGCCTTCTTTCTCTCAATAATTTCACGTAATGCTTCAGCAGCTTTTTCAGGCTGTGGGGCTTTTGTGATTGCTGATCCAATAATGACGATCTCAGGAAGCGGTCCTGCTATATTTTGAATAGATTCTCCTGTTATACCTCCTGCAATAGCCCACTGCAAAGACGAATCAAAAGTAGCTGAAGCTGAGTTATTCAATCCTGACTTCTCCTGGACATCTTTACTGACATGATCACAAAAAATAGCCTCGGTATAAGGAAAAAGAGCTGTTTTTTGTTCTTCTGTTGTGTTTAATAAATCAATCATTGTTTTTTTCTGATGCTTTGCAGCTGCTTCGAGGCACGTTTCAATTGTCTGAAGTGGGCTTACTCCCATGACAGTTGCCATGTCAGCACCAGCTTCAAAGCATAACTGAAATTCATATATAGCATTATCAATGGTTTTCATATCTGCCAATATAAGTTTATCTGGAAAGGCTTCTTTCAATCTGGAGATGCTGACGATTCCGTATTCCTTAATCAGAGAAGTTCCTACTTCAAAGATGTCTATAAATTTTTCAGCCTGACCGGCTATCTTAATGGCTTCATCAATCGATAAACGGTCCAATGCCAGTTGAATTTTCATTCCATCTCCTCCTAAACCGGTTTAGTAACGGCTTGAAAAAAAGAGAATCGCTTACGATGATTCTCTAATTATGAGTTCACAAGGGAAAACATGCTCGTGAACCTCGTTCCATTCCTTGTTAATTTGCTTGAGCAGGATTTCAGCTGCTTTTTGTCCCATTTCATAGCCTGGCTGGGCTATCGTGGTCACTTGTGTTTCTGCTAAATGAGCAAGCGGGATATTATCAAACACAATTAACGCTGCATCTTTCCCGATTTTCATCTGCTTGTCTTTAAAAAATTCAAGGATCTCAATAAAAACTAAATCGTTTCCGGCAAAAAGGGCTGTTGGCGGCTCTTTTAGAGCAAAGAGCTTTTCCAATTCATGTTTCATCTGCTCCCGATCAGCATGTATCATATACTCATTAAAGAGCGGAATACCCTCATCACTCAGCGCCTGCTTGTAACCTTTCAGCCTGTCAATCCTTGGACTGATTATCAGCGGCTGCGTAGCGATTGCTATTTTAGTATGGCCGCGGGAAAGTAAATGCCTAATGGATTCTTCCGTTGCATCACGGTTCGCTGCCACTACATAATTGGCTTTTAATCCTTCAATTTTACGGTCCATAAAAACGACGGGATATTCTTCATCTAACAGCTTCTGATACAGGTCCAGGTTTTGCCCTGTCGGAAAAATAATCAGTCCGTCTACTTGCTTCGCATGAAGAACTTCAATATATTTGCGCTCTTTTTCAGGGTTGTCATCGGCATTGCATAGTATGGCGTGAATATCATGCTTATGACAATAGTCCTCAATCGAGCGGCTGACCTCTGTTGAGAGCCTGTGCATGATGTTTCCGACGATAATGCCGATCATCGATGTTCGTTTCTGCTTTAAGCTTCTTGCCAGGTAGTTGGGCTGATAACCTAGGAATTTGATCGCTTCATCAATTTTCTTCTTGGTATCTTCACCCATATATTCATAGCGTTTATTAATAAATTGAGAGACCGTGCTTTTAGAAACTCCGGCTTCTTTGGCTACATCAGCCATCGTCACTCTTGCCATCTTATCAACTCTTTCCAATCTGTCCGTACCAATCATTTTATCGGATAAACAGACATTTATCCAGCTCTCCTCTTCATTAACTAAAAACGCAGCCGCTCAAAATCGAGCGGCCATTTGGATTTCTTCTCTTGCCTTCTTTACTTCATTGATAAAATCAGCAGCTTTTTCTTTTATATTAAGAAGAGCTTCTTCCGTTAATGGTTTTTTCGTATTCACAAGGGTACTTCCTACCCCAACCGCAACAGCGCCTGCTTTCATATAATCAGCTGTATTATTAAGATCAACCCCGCCTGTCGGCATCAGCGGGATATGCGGCAGCGGGCCTGCAATATTTTTTAAATACGAAGGTCCAAAAGCATCAGCAGGGAAAACTTTAATTAAATCTGCTCCATATTCATAGGCAGTAAGAATTTCCGTCGGTGTAAATGCCCCTGGTACACTAATGACGCCATAGCGTTTAGCCATAGTAATTGTTTCTTTACGCACAGTTGGTGAAAAAATAAATTTTGCTCCTGAAAGTATGGCCATTCGTGCAGTTTCCGGATCGAGGACGGTCCCTGCTCCAACAAGCACTTCGTCTCCAAAATATGCCGCTGCAGCCTCAATAACAGACGCTGCTCTTGGGGTTTCCATTGTAATTTCAAGGGCAGTGACACCCCCGCCTTTTAAAGCATTGCCAATCGAAATAATGGATTCAGGCGTTGCTCCTCTTATGACAGCTATAACCCCGCGGTTTCTGATTTCAGTTACTCCCATTTTCTTCACTCCCCAGTCTATTATGAAATATTCGTATTAATGTTGGACTGTTTTATATGCTTAACTTTTGCCTGTTTCGTTGCAATAATTGTTAAAATGGCGGACAGCAGCAAGGACCCGGCCATAAAGATGTAAGAAGCCGCGAAACCGCCGGTAGAACCGTTCAAATATCCAACGACATAAGATCCGACAAATGATCCGAGCGCACCCATTGAATTGATTAAGGCCATCGCACCGCCAGCCACATTTCGCGGAAGAATCTCTGGAATTATCGCGAAAAACGGTCCATACGGAGCGTACATTGCGCCTCCAGCTATAATAAGCAAGACGAAGCTGATCCAGAAGTGATCCGGTCCAATCAAGTACGATGCATAAAAGGCTATTGCACCGATAAACAGGAACGGCCAGACAAATTCTTTCCGTTTTTGCAGCTTATCTGAAAAATGCGATGCTGTAAGCATAAGGATAACGGCCAGAACATAAGGGACTGCTGATAGCCAACCCGTTTGAACAATGCTCATATTCGGGGCTGCTTTTATTATAGAAGGAAGCCACATGACGAATCCGTAAAGTCCAACACTCCATAGAGCGTATTGAGCAGCCAGTAAAATAACAACTTTCGATTTAAACGCTTCTCGGTAGTTTTTAACGGGTTTGATCCCTTCCTGTTCTTTTTCAAGGGCAGCCTGAAGGTCAGCTTTTTCTTTTGCGTTCAGCCATTTAGCATTTTTAGGATGATCAAACACAAGCTTCCACCATAAAAAGGCCCAAATAACCGCTGGAAGTCCCTCAATAATAAACATCCATCTCCAGCCATACGCTTCCAATAAATAACCTGAAACGATCGACATCCATAAAACAGTTACCGGATTTCCAAGGATAAGGAATGTATTGGCACGTGAACGCTCTGCTTTAGTGAACCAGTGACTTAAAAAGACAAGCATAGCCGGCATTACAGCACTTTCTACAACTCCAAGCATAAATCTGATGATAAATAAGAAATTAACATTTGAAACCATTCCTGTTGCGGTTGCAAGTGCCCCCCAAGCAATTAACGACCAGAAAATCAGGACTTTGGCACTTTTCTTTTCGGCATAATGAGCTCCGGGAACTTGGAAAAAGAAATAGCCTAAAAAGAAAAGAGATCCAAGCAATGAGGAGATGGCAGGAGTAATCTGGAGATCCTGCGCCATTCCGCCTGCAGCGCCGAACGCATAGTTCGCGCGGTCTAAGTAGGCAAGGCTGTATGTGATAAAAACAACTGGTATTAACCGGATCCATCTTTGTCTTGCCAATGTTTGCTTCATCGTCAGCCCTCCTTAATTAGGTAAATTCATATAATCGATTAATGTCTGACGATCAGGGTATCCGTCATTGTCTCCAGGAGATTGAACGGCCAAAGAACCAATGGCATTCCCCCTGAGTACAGCTTCTTTGAGCGTTAGCTTCTCAATCAGACCGCTGATCAGGCCGACTGCAAATCCATCTCCCGCTCCTACTGTATCAACCACTTTTTCAACTTCAAATGGCTTCACTGTGCCTTCTTCTGAATGGTTTTTATAAAATGCACCTTGTTCGCTAAGCTTGATCACAACAAGACTGACTCCTTTTTCTAAATAAAAGGACGCTATATCATGAGGGCTGCTGTATCCTGTAAGCAGTTCCCCTTCTGAAATGCCGGGAAGGACATAGTCAGCTTTATAAGCAAACTCGTTCACTACTTCAATCATTTCCTGCTGCGAGGCCCATAATGTCGGTCTCAGGTTAGGATCAAAACTGACAGTGCGCCCCGCTCCTTTCATATGAGTTAAAGCTTTTTGGGCAAACGAGCGAGTATGTTTTGAAATAGCTAGAGGAATTCCTGTCATATGAAGATGCCTGGCGCTGCTAAAATAGTCATTCTGAAAATCATCAGCACTCATAAAGCTTGCAGCTGAGCCTTTGCGGAAATATTGAACCGCAGGATCTCCCTTCAATGCTTTTTCTTTGAGCTGAAATCCCGTTGGATAGCGGTCATCTTTGAAAACATGATCAACATTCACATTCTCTTCTGCAAGCCTTTTCATAATAAAAGTTCCAAAGGCATCAGCTCCAACCTTGCTTGCCCAGCCTGATTTCAGCCCGAGTCTTGCGAGCCCAATCGCAACATTGGTTTCAGCACCAGCGAGCTCCCTTGTAAAGTGCCGGACTTCATCTAACGGTCCTGGATTTTCTGCCATAAACAGTGCCATCGCTTCACCAAACGTGACTACATCTAACTTTTGCATACAGCCTCACCTTTCCTTTTCGATAGATTGGTATTGACCATTTCTATAAACTCTTTCAGACGGCTGACAGGATGAATCGGGAATTCCAGTGCTCTAGGAAGATTTTCCGGCAGCTGTTCTGCCACCTTTCGCCAATCAGCAGTTTCACTGTTTGATAGTTCAGTAGTAACTAATTCCCTGCCGGTTTGAACCACATCCTTTAAATGCAAATAGGATACATAATCTTTCAGCATGTCGAATGCTTCAATCGGTTTTTCATTCGTATAAAACCAGTTTCCTGTATCGAATGTCATCTTAACTGGAACGCCTGCAATAGAAGCGCTTTCAAAAAAAGACCTCAAGGTTTCCGCATTCCCCCCATGCAGCGTCTGATCATTTTCTATCAGCAGTTCCAACGAATCAAACTGATCTAAAAATTGATTCATTTTTTTTAAGTCAGATACGCCTTTTATGTAGTGGCCGAGTGATACTTTCACCCATCTCGCACCAAGCAGCAGGGCCTCCTCTTTGATTATCTGAATCTTCTCATCATTAAGAGATCCATCCATATTCCAGAGTTCAACAGGAGCGGAATAGACAGTAAACAAGGAACCTGCAATCTTTTCCCTCAGCTGTTTCAAGGGTATATCTTGTTCAGAAAATAATTCTCTTCTGATCTCAACGCCGTAAGCTCCCGATGCTTGAATGATGCTAATATACGAAAGCTGCCCATTCTCTAAAACTTCTTTTCTATCAAAAGCATTAAGCGGAATAATCACATGATTCAAAGAAATGCTCCTTCCTTATTGATAAATCGGTTTAGTAAATCGGTTTACTTGAATTATAATGTGGATGAAAGCGTTTTACAACCCTTTTCAAAAAAAAAAATGAACCTCCGAAGCGGTCCATTCTTTTTTTCTTATTTTGTATCTTATCAGTTATTTATTTTTCTAGCGGTTTTCCATCAAACATTTTCACTTGAAGCGGAGCTGCCATAAATTGAGGAGCTTTGCTTACAAATTCAGTGAAGTGTACGGTTGTATTATGAGCTTCCACTGCTTCACTATTTTCCCATACTTCCACCATTGTGTAGGCACAATCTTGTTCTGTATCTTTTAATAAATCATATGATATATTGCCGCTTTCAGCTCTTGAAGCTTCAATTAAAGTGCGAGCTTCT contains these protein-coding regions:
- a CDS encoding antibiotic biosynthesis monooxygenase produces the protein MIIIHAGLQVQAEKENDFLQEARTLIEASRAESGNISYDLLKDTEQDCAYTMVEVWENSEAVEAHNTTVHFTEFVSKAPQFMAAPLQVKMFDGKPLEK
- a CDS encoding sugar kinase translates to MQKLDVVTFGEAMALFMAENPGPLDEVRHFTRELAGAETNVAIGLARLGLKSGWASKVGADAFGTFIMKRLAEENVNVDHVFKDDRYPTGFQLKEKALKGDPAVQYFRKGSAASFMSADDFQNDYFSSARHLHMTGIPLAISKHTRSFAQKALTHMKGAGRTVSFDPNLRPTLWASQQEMIEVVNEFAYKADYVLPGISEGELLTGYSSPHDIASFYLEKGVSLVVIKLSEQGAFYKNHSEEGTVKPFEVEKVVDTVGAGDGFAVGLISGLIEKLTLKEAVLRGNAIGSLAVQSPGDNDGYPDRQTLIDYMNLPN
- a CDS encoding NERD domain-containing protein; this encodes MKPRCESLELRILRYLNARIDLPAKDKNHYANLKKGFEGEQKFDEWMKDLAGEGLILNDLLFETNHSLFQIDSLYVSSNTIYLFEVKNYEGDFFIEEDKWYSSSKLEIKNPMHQLKRNESLLRRLLQEHKLTFQVEAYLIFINPEFQLYQTSLNLPIILASQLNRFAEKITKKSNKLKGVHTTLAHKLLSLHLTESPYCRLPNYCYDQLEKGILCPVCYTFYRSLNKTALICDCCKGIERHQSAVLRSTEEFRMLFPTCKITTNQIHDWCSIIKNKKFIWKILSKNFKKEGHGKSANYVENL
- the hxlB gene encoding 6-phospho-3-hexuloisomerase; its protein translation is MDQLETILAEIKTVIKRSSSQQIEPIVSELLKDQRIFVIGEGRSGLMAKSFAMRLMHLGAEVYVVGETITPSISKNDILVAVSGSGTTKNVVWTAEKAKSIGCMIIALTADPEAQLAALATYILHVPAATKYRKEGEQPTIQPLGSLFDQCVHLLFDGICLQYAEKKKISNEQAFQKHSNME
- a CDS encoding orotidine 5'-phosphate decarboxylase codes for the protein MKIQLALDRLSIDEAIKIAGQAEKFIDIFEVGTSLIKEYGIVSISRLKEAFPDKLILADMKTIDNAIYEFQLCFEAGADMATVMGVSPLQTIETCLEAAAKHQKKTMIDLLNTTEEQKTALFPYTEAIFCDHVSKDVQEKSGLNNSASATFDSSLQWAIAGGITGESIQNIAGPLPEIVIIGSAITKAPQPEKAAEALREIIERKKAESHGPA
- a CDS encoding sugar phosphate isomerase/epimerase, which translates into the protein MNHVIIPLNAFDRKEVLENGQLSYISIIQASGAYGVEIRRELFSEQDIPLKQLREKIAGSLFTVYSAPVELWNMDGSLNDEKIQIIKEEALLLGARWVKVSLGHYIKGVSDLKKMNQFLDQFDSLELLIENDQTLHGGNAETLRSFFESASIAGVPVKMTFDTGNWFYTNEKPIEAFDMLKDYVSYLHLKDVVQTGRELVTTELSNSETADWRKVAEQLPENLPRALEFPIHPVSRLKEFIEMVNTNLSKRKGEAVCKS
- a CDS encoding substrate-binding domain-containing protein; amino-acid sequence: MARVTMADVAKEAGVSKSTVSQFINKRYEYMGEDTKKKIDEAIKFLGYQPNYLARSLKQKRTSMIGIIVGNIMHRLSTEVSRSIEDYCHKHDIHAILCNADDNPEKERKYIEVLHAKQVDGLIIFPTGQNLDLYQKLLDEEYPVVFMDRKIEGLKANYVVAANRDATEESIRHLLSRGHTKIAIATQPLIISPRIDRLKGYKQALSDEGIPLFNEYMIHADREQMKHELEKLFALKEPPTALFAGNDLVFIEILEFFKDKQMKIGKDAALIVFDNIPLAHLAETQVTTIAQPGYEMGQKAAEILLKQINKEWNEVHEHVFPCELIIRESS
- a CDS encoding MFS transporter, with protein sequence MKQTLARQRWIRLIPVVFITYSLAYLDRANYAFGAAGGMAQDLQITPAISSLLGSLFFLGYFFFQVPGAHYAEKKSAKVLIFWSLIAWGALATATGMVSNVNFLFIIRFMLGVVESAVMPAMLVFLSHWFTKAERSRANTFLILGNPVTVLWMSIVSGYLLEAYGWRWMFIIEGLPAVIWAFLWWKLVFDHPKNAKWLNAKEKADLQAALEKEQEGIKPVKNYREAFKSKVVILLAAQYALWSVGLYGFVMWLPSIIKAAPNMSIVQTGWLSAVPYVLAVILMLTASHFSDKLQKRKEFVWPFLFIGAIAFYASYLIGPDHFWISFVLLIIAGGAMYAPYGPFFAIIPEILPRNVAGGAMALINSMGALGSFVGSYVVGYLNGSTGGFAASYIFMAGSLLLSAILTIIATKQAKVKHIKQSNINTNIS
- the eda gene encoding bifunctional 4-hydroxy-2-oxoglutarate aldolase/2-dehydro-3-deoxy-phosphogluconate aldolase, which codes for MGVTEIRNRGVIAVIRGATPESIISIGNALKGGGVTALEITMETPRAASVIEAAAAYFGDEVLVGAGTVLDPETARMAILSGAKFIFSPTVRKETITMAKRYGVISVPGAFTPTEILTAYEYGADLIKVFPADAFGPSYLKNIAGPLPHIPLMPTGGVDLNNTADYMKAGAVAVGVGSTLVNTKKPLTEEALLNIKEKAADFINEVKKAREEIQMAARF